Proteins encoded within one genomic window of Nitrosopumilus sp.:
- a CDS encoding NAD(P)/FAD-dependent oxidoreductase yields MSFDVVIAGGSIAGLLCAREIAVRGGTVLVIEEDYEIGTPEHCGGLVSLAGLEELGVIPFRKTFDHLIESADIIAPNGNNFTINSKKQKVVEISRRELDKQIAFQAQKSGAVIKVRTSFQELTDTGIRTNEERIDCKIFVDARGVSSLIHKDRTGILSSAQYEIYADWIKKGKVEVMFDQEKYPGFFAWIIPSGEGKGKVGIAGKGINVADMLDRILKEKGEFSIIRKIFAPIWIKGPIKKFVEGKTVIVGDAAGQAKPTTAGGIFTSGMGGVYAGQAISKFLKTNDKNALEEYQKRWSERFGKEFEKQMLARKILERIDNNTINKLFETITPEIINEISEKDDFDFHTGSIVKLLGLKGSIKTAQTLIGGEIKKLLT; encoded by the coding sequence GTGAGCTTTGATGTAGTAATTGCAGGAGGAAGTATAGCAGGATTACTTTGTGCTAGAGAAATTGCAGTAAGAGGAGGAACAGTTCTTGTCATTGAAGAAGATTATGAAATTGGAACTCCAGAACACTGTGGAGGATTAGTAAGTTTAGCAGGGTTAGAAGAACTTGGAGTAATCCCATTTAGAAAAACGTTTGATCATTTGATAGAATCTGCAGACATCATTGCTCCAAATGGAAATAATTTTACCATTAATTCAAAAAAACAAAAAGTGGTTGAAATCAGTAGAAGAGAGCTAGACAAACAAATTGCATTTCAAGCTCAAAAAAGCGGAGCAGTGATTAAAGTTCGGACTAGTTTCCAAGAATTGACAGATACTGGAATTAGAACCAACGAAGAAAGGATTGATTGTAAGATATTTGTAGACGCTAGAGGAGTGTCATCATTAATTCATAAAGATAGAACAGGGATTTTGTCATCGGCTCAATATGAAATCTATGCAGATTGGATAAAGAAAGGCAAAGTAGAAGTAATGTTTGATCAGGAAAAATATCCTGGATTCTTTGCATGGATAATTCCATCAGGAGAAGGAAAAGGCAAAGTAGGAATTGCAGGTAAAGGAATCAATGTTGCAGACATGTTAGATAGGATCCTAAAAGAAAAAGGAGAATTTTCAATCATTAGAAAAATTTTTGCGCCAATTTGGATTAAAGGTCCTATCAAAAAATTTGTTGAAGGCAAAACAGTAATTGTTGGAGATGCTGCAGGACAAGCAAAACCAACTACTGCAGGAGGAATCTTCACTAGCGGAATGGGAGGAGTGTATGCAGGACAAGCGATTTCAAAGTTTTTGAAAACAAATGACAAAAATGCTCTAGAGGAATATCAAAAAAGATGGAGTGAACGATTTGGAAAAGAATTTGAAAAACAAATGTTAGCAAGAAAAATTTTGGAAAGAATTGACAACAATACAATCAACAAATTATTTGAAACAATCACTCCAGAAATCATCAATGAAATTTCAGAAAAAGATGACTTTGATTTTCACACAGGATCTATTGTAAAGTTATTAGGATTGAAGGGTTCGATTAAAACAGCTCAAACTCTAATCGGAGGAGAAATCAAAAAATTACTCACTTAG
- the pth2 gene encoding peptidyl-tRNA hydrolase Pth2 yields the protein MGYIKQVIVVRTDLDMGKGKIAAQVGHACVLGAEHVRKSHPEWYSEWWAGQEKVVVKVSGIKELQDVKRHAIDLNLPWSEVSDAGHTQLAPGTTTCISIGPAPENLIDKITGDLKLL from the coding sequence ATGGGATATATCAAACAGGTGATAGTAGTTAGAACTGATCTTGATATGGGTAAAGGCAAGATAGCTGCACAAGTAGGGCATGCTTGCGTTCTAGGAGCAGAACATGTGAGAAAATCTCATCCTGAATGGTATAGTGAATGGTGGGCAGGTCAAGAAAAAGTTGTTGTCAAAGTGTCTGGAATAAAAGAATTACAAGATGTAAAGAGACATGCAATTGATTTGAATTTACCTTGGTCTGAAGTTTCTGATGCTGGTCATACTCAATTAGCACCTGGAACTACAACATGTATCTCAATAGGACCTGCTCCTGAAAACTTGATTGATAAAATAACTGGAGATCTCAAATTACTGTAA
- a CDS encoding lyase, translating into MKKQTKGILAFIFLGGIMVTSGVVIAFPGVDPGTDTPEVTITGTPADNFPDEQRAQFCGSSNAKSTEFVKEFSIPTLCTNPLAIVTDYDGYVWFAQTNTGKIAKFDPNTETFTEYENSLWPPGGRSMMWGIDYAPDGSIWYTDESYDSVWKFSTIDEKYDRLSYPSEGNSLPQKLRVDGSQIIINDFTGNKLTFLDPTQSNEEVNYLSLPSPIDDSVTADFAVDEDDNVWFTNWLFQQGGVLVKFDQNGYLNSVANSDEQFLPLLDFVDIYELPVSLLTPNGIVVTDDGSIWLADTTSSSFFNFDPDTEKFVQYVTSDPLLSTYGNQTGVVKTPISRPYWIESDDQGRIIFNEQTANNISIMDPVSQSLVEYHVPSKNPYWGDCDPGTGMMLDDCGVAQIFDFTVDGNKIWFTEWVENNIGVVDTSIPLPLEIQLGDSSPILNTATSEEFDFVISSLSQKDLMNVSLILSSTHDFLTVKTVDNYPKTFQLDSDAPRPISLLISASEDAIPGTYKVLLGAQLPDVAISKFVTVTIE; encoded by the coding sequence GTGAAAAAACAAACCAAAGGAATTTTGGCATTTATTTTCTTGGGTGGAATAATGGTCACTTCAGGAGTTGTTATTGCATTTCCTGGTGTTGATCCCGGCACAGATACTCCCGAAGTTACAATTACTGGGACTCCTGCTGATAATTTTCCAGATGAACAACGAGCTCAGTTTTGTGGTTCAAGTAATGCTAAATCTACTGAGTTTGTAAAAGAATTCTCAATTCCTACATTATGTACAAATCCTTTGGCCATTGTAACTGATTATGATGGATATGTTTGGTTTGCACAAACTAATACTGGTAAAATAGCAAAATTTGATCCTAATACCGAAACATTTACTGAATATGAAAATTCACTATGGCCTCCAGGTGGTCGTTCAATGATGTGGGGAATTGATTATGCTCCTGATGGTTCGATTTGGTATACTGATGAATCATATGATTCTGTTTGGAAATTTTCTACTATTGATGAAAAATATGATAGATTGTCTTATCCTTCAGAAGGTAATTCGCTACCCCAAAAACTTAGAGTTGATGGTTCACAAATCATAATTAATGATTTTACTGGAAACAAACTCACTTTCTTAGATCCTACTCAATCAAACGAGGAAGTAAATTATCTTAGTCTTCCTTCTCCTATAGATGATTCAGTTACAGCAGACTTTGCCGTAGATGAAGATGATAATGTATGGTTTACAAACTGGTTATTCCAACAAGGTGGAGTTTTAGTAAAGTTTGATCAAAATGGATATCTGAACTCTGTTGCAAATTCTGATGAACAATTCCTTCCATTGCTTGACTTTGTTGATATCTATGAATTACCTGTATCTCTTCTTACGCCCAACGGAATAGTTGTAACTGATGATGGTTCAATTTGGTTGGCAGATACGACTTCTTCTTCATTCTTTAATTTTGATCCTGATACTGAAAAATTTGTTCAATATGTGACATCTGATCCTTTATTGAGTACCTATGGAAATCAAACTGGTGTTGTTAAAACCCCTATTTCTAGACCTTATTGGATTGAATCTGATGATCAAGGAAGAATTATTTTCAATGAACAGACTGCAAATAACATTTCAATTATGGATCCTGTCTCACAATCTCTTGTAGAATATCATGTTCCTTCAAAGAATCCTTACTGGGGTGACTGTGATCCTGGAACAGGAATGATGTTAGATGATTGTGGTGTTGCACAAATCTTTGATTTTACAGTTGATGGTAACAAAATTTGGTTTACTGAATGGGTTGAAAATAACATCGGTGTTGTTGATACATCCATTCCATTGCCTTTAGAGATTCAATTGGGTGATAGTTCTCCAATTCTTAATACAGCAACTTCAGAAGAATTTGATTTTGTTATTTCATCATTATCTCAAAAAGACTTGATGAATGTTTCATTGATTTTATCTTCAACGCATGACTTTTTGACCGTTAAGACTGTGGACAATTATCCTAAAACATTCCAGCTGGATTCTGATGCTCCAAGACCTATTTCTCTTTTAATTTCTGCTTCTGAAGATGCAATTCCTGGTACATACAAAGTTCTACTTGGAGCACAATTACCAGATGTTGCAATCAGCAAATTTGTCACCGTGACAATAGAGTGA
- the truD gene encoding tRNA pseudouridine(13) synthase TruD gives MIPKIDSEIGITVYSTKFDGIGGKIRSKPEDFQVSEFLSEKIKNSIKDQDGYAVYKLKKKKIDTNHALSGIFRKTGVRLKSLGLKDASAITEQFVCSGNKGVSLENFSSDKYSLEKLGFVKKPLSKKDMIGNHFVLKISECQNRLESFEEYDKILNFYGYQRFGSQRPVTHLIGKAILHRDFQKAVDLILSFTSSYDSKENNEIREKLSDKVNYVQYFDQVPTQMDIERIVLKEMIERDDPIRAIRAIPVSLRRFYIQAYQSFIFNMSLSSAFLDGENLFVAESGDICYDDHGIIGKYVKGMDQRLALPFVGYSYYKKTRFDYQISKILEQEEISPKDFFIKEMQEVSSEGGFRQASIHCTDYSAHDDVVEFSLSRGSFATILLREIIKPKDPILAGF, from the coding sequence GTGATTCCAAAAATTGACTCTGAGATTGGCATAACTGTATACAGCACAAAATTTGATGGCATTGGAGGTAAGATTAGATCTAAACCGGAAGATTTCCAAGTTTCAGAATTTCTTTCTGAAAAAATAAAAAATTCCATCAAAGATCAAGATGGATATGCAGTATACAAATTAAAAAAGAAAAAAATTGATACCAATCATGCTTTGTCTGGGATTTTTAGAAAAACTGGAGTCCGTCTCAAGTCTTTGGGATTAAAAGATGCATCTGCTATAACCGAACAATTCGTTTGCTCTGGAAACAAAGGAGTCTCTTTGGAAAATTTTTCCAGTGACAAGTATTCTCTTGAAAAATTAGGATTTGTAAAAAAACCTCTCTCAAAAAAAGATATGATTGGCAATCATTTTGTTCTAAAAATTTCTGAATGCCAAAATCGTCTGGAATCCTTTGAAGAATATGATAAAATTCTTAATTTTTATGGCTACCAAAGATTTGGTTCCCAAAGACCTGTTACACATCTAATTGGAAAAGCAATTTTACATAGAGATTTTCAAAAAGCCGTTGATCTAATTTTGTCATTTACTTCCTCATATGACTCTAAAGAAAATAATGAAATTCGTGAAAAACTATCTGATAAGGTAAACTATGTTCAGTATTTTGATCAAGTTCCTACTCAAATGGATATTGAAAGAATTGTACTAAAAGAAATGATTGAACGTGATGATCCGATTCGTGCAATTAGAGCAATACCTGTTTCATTACGACGATTTTACATTCAGGCATATCAGTCATTCATTTTCAATATGTCCTTGAGTTCTGCATTTTTAGATGGTGAAAATTTGTTTGTTGCTGAATCTGGTGATATTTGTTATGATGATCATGGAATTATAGGCAAGTATGTAAAAGGAATGGATCAAAGGTTAGCGTTACCTTTTGTTGGTTATTCATATTACAAAAAAACAAGGTTTGACTATCAAATTTCTAAAATACTTGAACAAGAAGAAATATCTCCAAAAGATTTCTTCATTAAAGAAATGCAAGAAGTAAGCAGTGAGGGAGGATTTCGACAAGCTTCTATTCATTGCACTGATTACTCTGCTCATGATGATGTGGTTGAATTTTCTTTGTCTAGAGGATCTTTTGCAACTATTTTGTTAAGGGAAATTATAAAACCCAAAGATCCAATTCTGGCAGGTTTCTAG